The Stutzerimonas stutzeri RCH2 genomic interval AAACAGCGTGATCAGCAACTCGTGCAGACTCAGGCTGCCATTCTGGTTGCTGAAAAAGATCATCGATGCGATGACGACACCTCCTACTCCAAGCGTCGTAGCCTTGGTCGGGCCATGCAGGCGCGTGTAGAAATCCGGCAGGCGATACAAGCCGATCGCACCGACCAGAGCGAACAGGCTACCGATGATCAGGAAAACGCTTACCAGTACTTCAATCCAAAATGGCATGTCGCCCCCTCAATCAATGATATCGCCGTGCAGCAGGTGCTTGCCGACTGCCACGGTACTGACGAACCCCATCACGGCGATCA includes:
- a CDS encoding Na+/H+ antiporter subunit G, which produces MPFWIEVLVSVFLIIGSLFALVGAIGLYRLPDFYTRLHGPTKATTLGVGGVVIASMIFFSNQNGSLSLHELLITLFLFLTAPVSAHILAKAAMQQKLPAVEQTRGKPWD